A part of Anaerolineae bacterium genomic DNA contains:
- a CDS encoding MFS transporter — protein MVNPAIGARSVKQGLWVAKLYYLLFFGGVGCMAPFFNVFLQQKGLSGSQIGWLGSIAPVMALIANPIWGAIADRWQIHRQVLALCALMAGTVVLFFLWLDGFWLFVGLVMALTFFRTPIGAIVDSTVMDLVKQVGGSYGRQRLWGTVGFVLVSFGLGQFLSVHNLSLVFWLHAVLLGIGCVALSFLLPVQSVDQRVSIGQGIRVLMGQRHYVSFLIAVILFGMGMAGYINFLALQILALGGNEQQVGLAWACNALLEIPIMYFGVRWFARYSYRRLILVALVGFVLVWACVGLSKTPGQVIMVVFGSGICFGIYWVAAVGYVSELAPPGLSATAQTLVGAAMSGFGWSLGSVMAGYLWDNFNGYAVFFMAALVSFFAALIFGLGCCRDG, from the coding sequence ATGGTCAACCCTGCTATCGGAGCGCGTTCGGTTAAACAGGGTTTATGGGTGGCCAAACTCTACTATCTTCTCTTTTTTGGGGGGGTTGGTTGCATGGCGCCCTTCTTTAACGTTTTTTTGCAGCAGAAAGGCTTGAGCGGCTCTCAGATTGGCTGGCTGGGCAGCATTGCGCCGGTAATGGCCCTGATCGCTAACCCCATTTGGGGCGCTATTGCGGACCGCTGGCAAATTCATCGCCAGGTTTTGGCCTTGTGCGCGCTCATGGCCGGGACCGTGGTGCTGTTTTTTTTGTGGTTAGATGGTTTTTGGCTGTTTGTGGGTTTGGTGATGGCGCTCACTTTTTTCCGCACACCCATTGGAGCCATTGTGGATAGTACGGTGATGGACCTGGTTAAGCAAGTGGGGGGCAGTTATGGCCGCCAGCGGTTATGGGGTACCGTTGGCTTTGTGCTGGTTTCTTTTGGGTTGGGGCAGTTCTTGTCTGTCCATAATTTATCGCTGGTTTTTTGGTTGCACGCAGTGCTTTTGGGCATTGGCTGTGTGGCCCTAAGTTTTTTATTGCCGGTGCAAAGCGTGGACCAAAGGGTTAGTATTGGGCAAGGTATCCGGGTATTAATGGGGCAGCGGCATTATGTTTCCTTTTTGATCGCCGTCATCCTGTTTGGCATGGGTATGGCCGGTTATATTAATTTTTTGGCTTTACAGATTTTGGCCCTGGGCGGAAACGAACAACAGGTGGGCCTGGCCTGGGCCTGCAATGCTCTATTAGAGATACCGATTATGTATTTTGGGGTGCGCTGGTTTGCCCGTTATAGTTACCGTCGCCTGATCCTGGTGGCGTTGGTTGGCTTTGTTCTGGTTTGGGCTTGCGTTGGGTTGAGCAAAACGCCAGGGCAGGTGATTATGGTGGTATTTGGCTCGGGTATTTGCTTTGGTATCTATTGGGTAGCGGCGGTGGGTTATGTGAGCGAGTTGGCCCCGCCGGGTTTAAGCGCCACCGCCCAAACTTTGGTGGGCGCGGCTATGTCCGGGTTTGGTTGGAGTTTAGGCTCTGTGATGGCCGGCTATTTGTGGGACAACTTCAATGGCTACGCTGTATTTTTTATGGCCGCCTTGGTATCTTTTTTTGCTGCTTTGATTTTTGGCCTTGGTTGTTGCCGGGATGGATGA